The Oncorhynchus keta strain PuntledgeMale-10-30-2019 chromosome 22, Oket_V2, whole genome shotgun sequence genome includes the window actgcacaattttatatatatatatacaaatgcTTTGACAGTAAAATATGTGTTTAGTGAccatggctatccgtaaatactaaaaaaaaatatatatatatatatatatatatatatatttttattttatttttttatttaattttttaaaagtatttacggatagccatggTCACTAAACACTCGGACATCATTTACTGTCAAAGCATTCTTATttagtgaatctgccagatcagaggcagtagggatgaccagggatgttctcttaataagtgtgtgaattggacccttTTCCTggcctgctaagcattcaaaatgtaactagtacttttgggtgtcaggaaaaatgtatggagtaaaaagtacatattttttaggaatgtagtgaagtaaaaaaaataataaaaaaaaacagctgcTTAAGTAAAAGTAGTTAACCCCACTGAATGCACTTGACCCTGTCAAAGGATTTGAAAGTATTATGCATATTAGATTGAGTTTGGATTCACTCTAAGAATTTACTCTGTCTGAATGCAGCCTACATTTTATAATATATAGAAAAACAAGGGACTGCAAATCCCCATTCAAGAGTACCCAGCAGTATAGAGGGCATGTGATGGTGCTTTTGTGTTTAAGGAGAAAAGGGAAAACTGCATTTGCAGTTCATTGTAATAAAGAAACTCAGTGATTTCTCCTGTATGTATTTTAGTTAGTACATTGCTTTGGAAAGCAAAAGGCCCTCATTCAGTAATCAATGTGGATCAGAAGTGGTTTAAAATAATGAatgcttattttatttttttcttcagaTAATGGCGAGCACACCCTCCTCTCTGCTGGAAGACATGAATTCCCATTTAGTTTCCAGTTGCCTGAAGAGTAAGTATCCCTTTCTGGAATTAATGGTTTTGGAATTATTATACAGTAATGCACTGAAGGCAAATGTTAATTTGCCTTTTATTTGGACCTATGAAATCCTTGCATCTTATTAAAGAACAACTGATATCTAATCAATCTGTGTTTATTTAAACtcttcttttttttgttgcttcaACAGGACACTGGTGACATCCTTCGAAGGCAAGCATGGCAGCATCCGCTACTGGGTGAAAGTAAAGCTGCATAGGCCCTGGGCTACAGTGAGGAAGATCAAGAAGGAGTTCACAGTCATCGAGCCCATTGACATTAACACACCAGCTTTATTGGCTCCCCAAGCTGGCACTAAAGACAAGATGGCACGGGTGTGGTACCGCAATTTTGGACAGGTGTCAATAACCGCTAAGATCGATCGTAAAGGTTACACACCAGGTAAGAACCAATCATACCTTTTAATCCTAGTGGCCCTGAAAACTGAACATTAAGGCAAATAACTAATTTTAACTGAACCAAATCTCACCTCAAAGCCTCTATTCTTCATCTTCCAGGTGAGGTGATTCCTGTATTTGCTGAGTTTGACAATGCCACCTCACGCTCTGTGGTGCCTAAGGCCTACATCACACAGACGCAGACTTTCATCGCCCGGGGCACCATGAAGCAGAAGCAAGCGGTGGTGGCCACGCTTAGTGGTGATGTGGTGGGCGCCCAGCGCAGGGAGACCTGGCATGGTCGCGCCATCAAGATCCCTCCTGTCGGGCCCTCCATCCTGCAGTGCCGCATCATCAAAGTGGAATACATGCTCAGGGTGAGTTCAAGCCATAGACGGAATTAAAAGTACATCATTCACATTCATTCGATTTTCCTTGTTGAGGATATGCCTCCGATTGATAATGAAAAGCTAATTAGAGATCAGTCGGTAGTTTTACCCCTACTGACGTGTCGGTTACTGTAGTTCTAAAAgctttctcccctctccaccacctAGGTGTGTGTGGATGTTCCTGGGACCTCCAAGCTGTGCCTAGAGCTGCCCCTGGTCATGGGCaccatccccctccatccctttGGTAGCCGCACCTCCAGCGTCAGCAGCCAGTACAGTGTTAATCTGGAATGGCTCCGCATGGCCATCCCCGAGCAGCCTGAGCGTAAGTGTCTCATTGTAATACAAGACTTAGCGGTGTCAATGCCAGGTCCCCCTGAAAATCTCCTACCTTAGGAAAAATGGTTTACTCATCTGTACCCTCTTTCCCTACCCACACAGCTCCTCCTGACTACAGCTCTGTGGTGACGGATGAGGAGGCTGAGCGGAACATTACGGCCCCCCATCCTGAGGAGGACCTCAGTGGGATTATGGAGCACCCTCTCAGGGCCTTTGTCCAGGAGTTCCGCTTCCGACCTCCTCCGGTGTACTGCGAGGTGAGCTAGCACCCCTTGGAATACTCTTGTGACAATAGGGATGCACTTCTTTGATTACACTTCTATCACTCAATTGACATTCTAGTCATTTATCaagcgctcttatccagagtgatttacagaaGCAGTTAGCCTTGCTCAAGGACATATCGacagatacatttttaaaaattccccctcgtcagcttggggatttgaatcagcgacctttcggttactggcccaacgctcttaaccgctaggctacttatTGAATCTTAAACCTTTGTGTTTTGCTCCTGCAGATCGACCCAAATCCTCAGCCCCTCAACATGAGACGTCGCTGCATGACGTGTTGAACCATAAGCGCCACTTGAGCGTCACACGATGACCCTATTTAATTAAACGAAGCGAAGAGATTTGTCTTCCCCTGGATTACTCTCCGAAACTGGTGACTCAGTCCAAAGATGTGGCTTCTGTTGTTGGAAGGGACTTAGAGTACCACTGAGAGGCTGGAAAAGAAGATGGAGGCGACAGGACCTGCTTGTGGATGAAGTCCTTTTTAAAAAAAGAAAGGGGGACATGTTAAGTTCAACAAGAAAAGGAAATAACTTTTCCCATGGTTCCTGTCCTCCCAAGTGATTCTGACTCAGGATGACGAAATCGAGTCACCCCTCCTGCCAATCAATGAACCCCCACACAATAAATGTTTTGTGTTTGGGGAAATATTGGGGGAGGATCACTTGATTTTTGTGAGGGAGAGTTGGAGTTGCAGATGATAACTAGGCCTCAAAGAATGCAATGGTATATCTTCAGTTAACATCTGCAAATGATCAGCTGGTGTTAAGAGGCACCTGTAACTCATCTTTTAATACCCAACTCCTCCTTGCCTGGTAACATGTAGTATGACTCAATCATGATGAATAATTCTACTGTTATTCAAGTAAGCACTTATCTGAGACTGTTTGGTGAGGAGGAGTTGAGTCGGCAGGTTTTGGCGTTTAGCCGGGTAATACTATGCAAAAGGGAACTTGAATCCTGTAGTATCTGAATGTACTGAAATGATTCCATGAGAGACGTCCTCTGTATGGGGATGTTCAATGTATTCTGAATCTTAATTTGACAGTAATGGATGAAAACTAAACGGTTTAGTTTTTTGCATGTGGAAGAATTCAAGAGAAAAGTTAGTGTTGTGTAAAAGCTTGTGCTATAGCACAAACCTGGGCATAACGTTTTCTCAAATAGTCTAGCACTGATTTAGAAACAGTGACACGAGGAAGAAAAGTGTTTGTAGCTGCTGCAAGCTCAAATGATTAGCTTTAGAAACGGCTAAGGAGGAAATATCAGAGCCATGTGGTTTTATGTGTTTGATTCAATCCAGATGCCTTGTTTTCCAACCGTCTGTAAACGTCTGCAGAAAGTTTGTTCAGCGTTACATTAAGCCTTAAGTTGGAGATGTCACTTTGAAGTGTACTAAAGAACTGACTTCAGGTCAGCAATGCAGCTTACGTGTCATGCGCAGTGCAGCACACACCTGAAATTGAATGTATTTTATACAAACGCCGCTGTTGATTCACAGAACTTGCCAAAGTTTTTGTAATTCCCTTTTTCTAATAAAAACACCGACACAGATATTTGTGTTTTCGGTCAAGGAATTGTGATCTGTGACATGCGGTCATCTATCTTGAAGGACAAATAGGAAAGAGaaccttcccactgggcacagatgttaaaccaacatggaatagacaATTTCAATAAAATGTTGTGGaaccaacgttgattcaaccagtgtgtccCCACGGTTGCTTGCTGAACATATCTTAATTTGTCTCCTATACTACATGCCCAAAAGTATATGGGCACCTGCTCGTTTCATTCTACAATCATGGcatcaatatggagttggtccccaccctttttttgctgctataacagcctccactcttctgggaaggctttctgctagatgttggaatattgctgcggggacttgcttccattcagccatgagcattagtgaggtcaggcactgatgtcgGGCAAATAGTCCTGGCTCACAGTCTGCATTCCAATTAATgtcaaaggtgtttgatggggttgagctCAGGGCTATGTccaggccagtcatgttcttccacactgattttgacaaataatttatttacctcgctttgtgcatgggggcattgtcatgatggAACAGGAAAAGTTGGAAGCACACAGCCATCTATATTGTTATTGTACgctgtagcgttaatatttccactgttccagagtccaatggcggtgagctttacaaatcaaatcatattttgtaggtcacatacacacatttagctggtgtagcaaaatgcttgttaATCTGGCTCCAAaactgcagtaatatctaacaagtctaCGTATATAGGGTTGCGGCCTCCAAGGTGCAGGCTTGAGTAGCCGGCtaatgatggctatttaacagtctgatggccttgagataagctgtttttcagtctctcggtcccagttttgatgcacctgtactgacctcgccttctgaatgaCAGTGGGgtcatgtaacggttttctaggtgtggtgaaggagagtcggaccaaaacgcagcgtgtagattgcgatccatgtttattgaaacaaacgtaacacgaatctaaaatacgaacactacaaaacaataaacgtaacgaaaaccgaaacagcctatactagtgtgaactaacacagaataaggacatcaagacactaaggacaatcacccacaacacaaccaaagaatatggctgcctaaatatggttcccaatcagagactacgataaacacctgcttctgattgagaaccacttcagacagccatagacttacctagaacaccccactaagctacaatcccactacatacacaccacatacaaaaaaaacatgtcacaccctggcctgaccaaataaatgaagataaacacaaaatacttcgaccagggcgtgacaggtcaacaggccgtggctcggttggttgatgtccttgatatttttggccttcctgtgacatcggtgcTGTAGGTCTCCTGGAGGGCATGTACTGTGCCCCCAGTCATTCCAACCAACGCTTggaattgcgcatggtgatcttaggcttgtgtgcggctgcttagccatagaaacccatttcatgaagctcccgaagaAGAGTTCTTGTTCGCTACGCAGTTCAGCCCTTGGTAGTCCCATTATgtcagcttgtgtggcctaccgctTTGCGGCTgagctcctagacatttccacttcacaatagcagctcttacagttgaccagggcagacaactgacttgttgggaaggtggctggcatcctatgatggtgccatgttgaaagtcactgagctcttcagtacgggccattctactgccaatgtttgtcaatagagattgcatggctgtgtgctcagttTTATACACCtctcagcaatgggtgtggctgaagtaGTCAAGTCATTTGAAGgagtgttcacatacttttgtagtGTATGTCTCAGAAAGTTGCATTGGTTAGAATTGACTAGAGAGAGCGAATATAACTTGTTCTCCTCAAATAGACCATCCCAAAGAAGAGGATATTACCTGCATAATACACTAGGTTTTCTGGGAAAGCACCCTTTTCAAAACCTACTCTATGACATGCTTTTGAGTGAAGCATTGTGTCATGTTCAGTTTAGGTCTAAACTGAAGaaacatgactgggcaggggaatTCTGGTGAAAAGTCATTCAGTCACATCAGTCAGAAGACCGTGGACATAGTCAATGCCAAATTTGACAGTTTCAATTTTTGAACATATTTGAACCATAATGGGAATTGAATTTATGTGACCAAACTGAAAGGTTCAGGTCACCTGAAACCTGAAAAATATTGTTATGTTACTGTCTTGTTTTGGAACATTATGTATAGCTGCTTGAATGTGTGCCCAGGCAGTACTGCCCACGGCATGGTTAATCTACATAACACTTCTATTACTCAGAGGCAGCAGGTCACTGAAAACAATCATTACAAAACATTTTACACATACAAGAACAGGATAGAAGGATAACAATGACAAGCTACAGTGTTTCTGACTTATTTCCATGTCATTTTTTTTATCTCATCAAAACTCCATCTGGGACTAGTTTATGAGACCAAACCTCCAATGCCTTGTTCACGTGAGTGAGGTGGCTGTGTGGTAGAGGCATTATAAGCTCCTTCACTGGAAACGTCTGTGGCCTAGTAGGCACTGCTGTCTGTAGTGAACGAGGAAACAGAATACCAGGGTGGTATTATTGATTTGACAGGCCATCGAGGATAACACATTCATACAAAACTGTCAGTTCAAACTACCAACATTTTCAAAACATGACCAAAATAGACTTTTCCATCCCTCACCAAACCTACTGGGGCAGGGCCTGGCTTGGTAGCTTGgcacatacagtatgtgtcttGACACATCGCAGTTCATCTCCAGTTCAGATTGATTTATGCTCTTGTGTATCTCCCATTAAAAGCATCCTATAAAAATCCAGCCAGGGGGTTCATTACAGAAGTACTGGCTGACCAGAAGGTCATCTTGTGCCTCTGCCTCTGAGTCACATGCACGGTCACATGTAACAAAGAAAAAACTAGAACATGATGATGCTGCAAAGGAATTAGTGTTGGTTTCATAAAAACTGAGAATGAATGGGGAAGTGTCTGTTTTGACAGTCAGTTAGGATGACTCTCAGTGGTGGATGGCTTCCTGAGGGTGATGTCAGAGCTTAACCTGATGTTCTTACTGATAAGAAAGGACCCTATATCCCCATGCAGCAGGCATTGGGTGGGCCCAGTGCCTCTGGGCAAAAGCCTAGAAGCTCCATACAAGGCCAGAGGAGGGGTCTTTCTGGGTCATATAAAATTGTGATAATCTCACTTGAACGCATAGTTGAAAGGTGTGAGAAATAGGGCATCCACAGTCATTGGCGTTCAACTGGGATGCTTGTGGGTGGTGGAAATGTCACCAAAACGGGTTGCTTTTCATAGTAATTTCCAATAGAAATCTATTGAATGCTAGTACATCCCACCTGTGGTGaactccctaacctaacctatggGCATCCAATGTAGCATTGGGTTGCAACGCTGTAGCGTCAAAACAAAGTAACAAAACAaagtaataaataaatatgtgttATTACTTTACCTCTGTCTCTAGCTGCTCTAAACGAGACAGGAAGCCAACAGGGACAATCAGGAGACTTAGCAAATTACACGTACACACGAGGAGACGTCGCCAAGCCAGGTTGTCGAGGTTGCTGGGAGGAAGTTGCTTGTCCTCTTGTATTTTTACACTTTCATGGCTAGTATCCAAGCGATCACAACAACATCTCAGAACGGTATACTGTGCCAGGCTGCAAAACAATTGGCTCTGGATGCTCCACAGTGGCATTAGAAGacatatgttgttgttgttgtcattgtaTCTCGTTGGGAATGCCGGGCTCTGTGTGCAGATGGAACCGTCCGCGTTAGCAAAATGTTTTGTCTCGAGCCACAGAGCATGATATTCCTTCCCAACACTTGGGGATctggtctgtgtttgtgtgtttgtgtgtctgtgtatttgtgtgtctgtgtttgtgtgtctgtgtctgtgtgtttgtttgtctgtgtttctgtgtgcatGTCAAAATGTGCCTTGCGTGCAACAGAGCAATATGCAACCTACTGGATACAAGATGCATtctcactgggcacagacgtcaattcaatgtctattccacgttggttcactGTCATTGAAATgagtggaaacaacattgattcaaccagtgtgtgcccagtggttTGTGTCTTAAAAAAGTGAATGGCTTTTCTATTTAAAGGTGTCCTGGGGCTGTTCAGCAGACGTGCCAAGACAGTATGTTGTAGCAATGATGTTCTCAATTGTAACCACACACAGGTtgacatatactgaacaaaaatataaacgcaacatgcacatattttttttacagttcataggaggaaatcagtcaattgaaatacattcattaggccctaatctatcgaTTTCACATGACACAATGcctttaaaaaaggtaggggcgtggatcagaaaaccagtcaatatctcATTTGCATGGAGTTAATCAGGCTTTTGATTGTgacttgtggaatgttgtcccactcctattcaattgctgtgtgaagttgctggatattgtcaggaactggaacaagctgtcgtacacgtcaatccagagcatcccaaacatgctcaaagggtgacatgtctggttagtatgcaggccatggaagaactgggacattttt containing:
- the LOC118401479 gene encoding arrestin domain-containing protein 2-like isoform X3, whose product is MTFNSIKSFKLEFDGPGDAVYASSEILSGKVVLELNRDTKVDSMKVLGRGVATAHWLENRSGGMNAVYNDYTSKISYFRKRQHLIRDNGEHTLLSAGRHEFPFSFQLPEETLVTSFEGKHGSIRYWVKVKLHRPWATVRKIKKEFTVIEPIDINTPALLAPQAGTKDKMARVWYRNFGQVSITAKIDRKGYTPGEVIPVFAEFDNATSRSVVPKAYITQTQTFIARGTMKQKQAVVATLSGDVVGAQRRETWHGRAIKIPPVGPSILQCRIIKVEYMLRVCVDVPGTSKLCLELPLVMGTIPLHPFGSRTSSVSSQYSVNLEWLRMAIPEQPEPPPDYSSVVTDEEAERNITAPHPEEDLSGIMEHPLRAFVQEFRFRPPPVYCEIDPNPQPLNMRRRCMTC
- the LOC118401479 gene encoding arrestin domain-containing protein 2-like isoform X2 translates to MIFDKLKRLYIVFDSPEIDSPPVFSSGDVVSGKVVLNLSGESKVQSLKLHAEGFAKVHWTESRSAGSSTAYTQNYSDEVEYLNRREVLLQADNGEHTLLSAGRHEFPFSFQLPEETLVTSFEGKHGSIRYWVKVKLHRPWATVRKIKKEFTVIEPIDINTPALLAPQAGTKDKMARVWYRNFGQVSITAKIDRKGYTPGEVIPVFAEFDNATSRSVVPKAYITQTQTFIARGTMKQKQAVVATLSGDVVGAQRRETWHGRAIKIPPVGPSILQCRIIKVEYMLRVCVDVPGTSKLCLELPLVMGTIPLHPFGSRTSSVSSQYSVNLEWLRMAIPEQPEPPPDYSSVVTDEEAERNITAPHPEEDLSGIMEHPLRAFVQEFRFRPPPVYCEIDPNPQPLNMRRRCMTC
- the LOC118401479 gene encoding arrestin domain-containing protein 2-like isoform X1 — encoded protein: MLLTRITGCCGKRKRSKGGMTFNSIKSFKLEFDGPGDAVYASSEILSGKVVLELNRDTKVDSMKVLGRGVATAHWLENRSGGMNAVYNDYTSKISYFRKRQHLIRDNGEHTLLSAGRHEFPFSFQLPEETLVTSFEGKHGSIRYWVKVKLHRPWATVRKIKKEFTVIEPIDINTPALLAPQAGTKDKMARVWYRNFGQVSITAKIDRKGYTPGEVIPVFAEFDNATSRSVVPKAYITQTQTFIARGTMKQKQAVVATLSGDVVGAQRRETWHGRAIKIPPVGPSILQCRIIKVEYMLRVCVDVPGTSKLCLELPLVMGTIPLHPFGSRTSSVSSQYSVNLEWLRMAIPEQPEPPPDYSSVVTDEEAERNITAPHPEEDLSGIMEHPLRAFVQEFRFRPPPVYCEIDPNPQPLNMRRRCMTC